Proteins found in one Triticum aestivum cultivar Chinese Spring chromosome 4D, IWGSC CS RefSeq v2.1, whole genome shotgun sequence genomic segment:
- the LOC123096243 gene encoding uncharacterized protein, with translation MRSTTPPGDRSDVDHLAPGCASSPSRIPALPSLSASSPAAPGVRLRGDESSASLETGTPRVDATDEVVTPTSASSRLSSRRAVIFSPAVRADHDLAMAELRALSSAHPSPGSVEASSATEEEEGTLPPTQSASATPEPSTPPCRASETLAATVSTTTSLRRSGRHLVNADGASASDEDSMRKAMRRTASQNLDFDGYSYMLAMAPYVVYPATVGG, from the coding sequence ATGCGGAGTACGACACCGCCAGGTGATCGGTCGGATGTGGACCACTTGGCGCCAGGGTGTGCTTCCTCGCCATCTCGCATACCTGCGCTGCCTTCTCTGTCGGCATCATCACCAGCTGCTCCCGGTGTTCGACTTCGGGGCGACGAGTCGTCGGCGTCTCTGGAGACAGGGACTCCGAGGGTGGATGCTACGGATGAGGTGGTGACTCCGACCTCGGCTTCGTCGCGGCTGTCTAGCCGTCGGGCAGTGATTTTTTCCCCGGCGGTGAGGGCGGATCACGACCTTGCGATGGCGGAGCTTCGAGCGCTGTCGTCCGCGCATCCTTCGCCGGGCAGCGTGGAGGCCTCTTCggcgaccgaggaggaggagggtaCGCTGCCGCCTACTCAGTCTGCTTCGGCTACGCCGGAGCCATCTACACCACCTTGCAGGGCCTCCGAGACGCTAGCTGCCACTGTGTCTACGACTACATCTCTCAGACGCAGTGGCCGCCATTTAGTTAACGCTGACGGGGCTTCAGCTTCTGACGAGGATTCCATGCGGAAGGCCATGCGTAGAACGGCATCGCAGAACCTCGACTTTGATG